From one Streptomyces sp. N50 genomic stretch:
- a CDS encoding energy-coupling factor ABC transporter ATP-binding protein codes for MDAVTDSLSLEVSGLAFAYPDGQQALFGVDFTVARGERVALLGPNGAGKTTLVLHLNGILTAGAGTVTVAGLPVGKRHMAEIRRRVGIVFQDPDDQLFMPTVREDVAFGPAAAGMKGAELEQRVRTALELVGMAEFADRPPHHLSFGQRRRVAVATVLAMEPEILVLDEPSSNLDPASRRELADILRSLDVTVLMVTHDLPYALELCPRALILSEGVIAADGKTGELLSDEALMRAHRLELPFGFDPRSVTMGA; via the coding sequence ATGGACGCTGTGACCGATTCCCTTTCGCTGGAGGTCTCTGGCCTCGCCTTCGCCTACCCCGACGGCCAACAGGCCCTGTTCGGCGTCGACTTCACCGTCGCGCGCGGCGAACGGGTCGCCCTGCTCGGCCCGAACGGCGCCGGCAAGACCACCCTGGTGCTGCACCTCAACGGCATCCTCACGGCCGGCGCCGGGACGGTGACGGTGGCCGGACTCCCGGTCGGCAAGCGGCACATGGCGGAGATCAGGCGCCGGGTCGGGATCGTGTTCCAGGATCCCGACGACCAGTTGTTCATGCCGACGGTCCGCGAGGACGTGGCGTTCGGCCCGGCGGCGGCCGGGATGAAGGGCGCGGAGCTGGAGCAACGGGTGCGTACGGCACTGGAGTTGGTGGGGATGGCGGAGTTCGCGGACCGGCCCCCGCACCACCTGTCGTTCGGGCAGCGGCGGCGCGTCGCCGTCGCCACGGTGTTGGCGATGGAGCCGGAGATCCTCGTCCTGGACGAGCCCTCCTCCAACCTCGACCCCGCCTCGCGCCGCGAACTGGCCGACATCCTGCGGTCGTTGGACGTGACGGTCCTCATGGTCACGCACGACCTGCCGTACGCGCTGGAGTTGTGCCCGCGCGCGCTGATCCTGAGCGAGGGCGTGATCGCGGCGGACGGGAAGACCGGTGAACTGCTCTCCGACGAGGCGTTGATGCGCGCCCATCGCCTGGAGTTGCCCTTCGGGTTCGACCCGCGGTCCGTGACAATGGGCGCGTGA
- a CDS encoding penicillin-binding transpeptidase domain-containing protein, translating to MGTRGKRRRVPEKRKARPAVVGGVIAVAVVGAGVGAYALYDGGASAEARTSTTADHKAIKTGPLSATEIQTTAKRYLADWQQGKVAQAAATTDRSTAAAALLTGYTKNAHMKGITVTEGTPTGAKVPFSVKCTVSYKGINKPMSYASSLTVVRSAKDGKPYVQWHASVVHPDLADGDTLVTGESGTPPIKAYDRDGGELTVAKYPSLGPVLDGLREKFGKKAGGKAGIELQVIRGKKSKQSDKTLVELSKGTPGKVKTTLSPTLQAAAEKQVDKQKNSSVVMMRPSTGEILAVANASHGFNVAFQGSLAPGSTMKIVTSTMLFEKNLITPDASHPCPKTYKLAGWTFHNDDDSEIKKGTFKMAFGASCNNAFINFAPKLSNSDLTTEAQQVYGLGMNNWAIGVPTFDGSVPVQSGAQMGASLIGQGGVRMNPLNMASVAATVDTGTFHQPYLVSPTVDNRTIAKASRTMSSTTQAELKEVMKYTADYGTAAQAMSGLGPDYGAKTGSAEVDGQKKPNGWFTAYKGDLVAAGVVQAGGHGGDTAGPIVAALLKLGDSLGG from the coding sequence GTGGGCACCAGGGGCAAGCGAAGGCGCGTACCCGAGAAGCGCAAGGCGAGACCGGCCGTGGTCGGCGGGGTGATCGCCGTGGCCGTCGTCGGCGCGGGCGTCGGCGCCTACGCGCTGTACGACGGCGGCGCCTCGGCCGAGGCGCGCACGTCAACCACCGCCGACCACAAGGCGATCAAGACGGGCCCGCTGTCGGCGACCGAGATCCAGACCACCGCGAAGCGGTACCTGGCCGACTGGCAGCAGGGCAAGGTCGCCCAGGCCGCCGCCACGACCGACAGGTCGACGGCGGCCGCCGCCCTGCTCACCGGGTACACGAAGAACGCCCACATGAAGGGCATCACCGTCACCGAGGGCACCCCCACCGGCGCCAAGGTCCCCTTCTCGGTGAAGTGCACGGTGTCGTACAAGGGCATCAACAAGCCCATGTCGTACGCGAGTTCACTCACGGTCGTGCGCAGCGCGAAGGACGGCAAGCCGTACGTGCAGTGGCACGCCTCCGTCGTCCACCCGGACCTCGCGGACGGCGACACCCTGGTCACGGGCGAGTCCGGCACCCCGCCGATCAAGGCCTACGACCGTGACGGCGGCGAGCTGACGGTCGCCAAGTACCCGTCCCTGGGGCCGGTGTTGGACGGCCTGCGGGAGAAGTTCGGCAAGAAGGCCGGCGGCAAGGCGGGCATCGAGCTCCAGGTGATCCGGGGCAAGAAGTCCAAGCAGTCCGACAAGACCCTCGTCGAGCTGAGCAAGGGCACCCCGGGCAAGGTGAAGACGACGCTCAGCCCGACCCTCCAGGCGGCGGCCGAGAAACAGGTCGACAAGCAGAAGAACTCCTCGGTCGTCATGATGCGCCCCTCGACCGGCGAGATCCTGGCCGTGGCGAACGCCTCGCACGGCTTCAACGTGGCCTTCCAGGGCTCCCTCGCCCCCGGTTCCACGATGAAGATCGTGACGTCGACGATGCTCTTCGAGAAGAACCTGATCACCCCGGACGCGTCCCACCCCTGCCCCAAGACGTACAAGCTGGCGGGCTGGACCTTCCACAACGACGACGACTCGGAGATCAAGAAGGGCACGTTCAAGATGGCCTTCGGGGCCTCCTGCAACAACGCCTTCATCAACTTCGCGCCCAAGCTCAGCAACAGCGACCTCACGACCGAGGCCCAGCAGGTCTACGGCCTCGGCATGAACAACTGGGCCATCGGCGTCCCCACCTTCGACGGCTCGGTCCCGGTGCAGAGCGGCGCGCAGATGGGCGCCTCGCTGATCGGCCAGGGCGGGGTCCGCATGAACCCGCTGAACATGGCGTCGGTCGCCGCGACGGTCGACACGGGCACCTTCCACCAGCCGTACCTGGTCTCCCCGACGGTCGACAACCGCACGATCGCGAAGGCCTCGCGCACGATGTCGTCGACGACGCAGGCCGAGCTGAAGGAGGTCATGAAGTACACGGCGGACTACGGCACGGCGGCCCAGGCGATGTCCGGGCTCGGTCCGGACTACGGCGCGAAGACCGGCTCGGCGGAGGTCGACGGCCAGAAGAAGCCCAACGGCTGGTTCACCGCGTACAAGGGCGACCTCGTCGCCGCGGGCGTCGTCCAGGCGGGCGGCCACGGCGGCGACACCGCGGGCCCGATCGTGGCGGCCCTGCTCAAGCTGGGCGACAGCCTCGGCGGCTGA
- a CDS encoding SsgA family sporulation/cell division regulator has product MSVVEQYARAHIVTDEDVDRLDADAVPVVLRYDPESDPRAVRIGLPGPHEWTFDRELLEQGLRSPAGSGEVRVWPCGRVQAVVEFHSEQGVSVVQFETKTIMRFLRRTYMATAPVAS; this is encoded by the coding sequence ATGTCCGTAGTCGAACAGTACGCGCGAGCCCATATCGTCACCGACGAGGACGTGGACCGGCTGGATGCTGACGCGGTCCCCGTCGTCCTGCGGTACGACCCCGAATCCGATCCCCGAGCCGTCCGTATCGGCCTGCCCGGACCGCACGAATGGACCTTCGACCGCGAGCTGCTGGAGCAGGGGCTGCGTTCCCCGGCCGGCAGCGGCGAGGTGCGGGTGTGGCCGTGCGGGCGGGTGCAGGCCGTGGTCGAGTTCCACTCCGAACAGGGCGTCTCCGTCGTCCAGTTCGAGACGAAGACGATCATGCGGTTCCTGCGGCGGACCTATATGGCCACCGCGCCGGTCGCGAGCTGA
- the cbiQ gene encoding cobalt ECF transporter T component CbiQ gives MGAGHAHRLYRHGHSRVHALPPHTKLAAVFAFVVVVVSTPREAMWAFAVYAVLLACVAYTARVPAGFLLRRLLIEIPFVAFAVLMPFVAEGDQVTVLGVQLSVNGLWGAWNVLAKGTLGVAASVLLASTTELRELLLGLQRLKLPPLLVQIASFMIRYGDVITDEMRRMRIARESRGFEARGVRHWGVLAKSAGALFIRSYERGERVHLAMVSRGYTGSMPVIDEVTASRAQWSYALALPSAALVVCLLGWTL, from the coding sequence ATGGGCGCGGGCCACGCCCACCGCCTCTACCGGCACGGCCACTCACGGGTCCACGCGCTGCCCCCGCACACCAAACTGGCCGCCGTCTTCGCCTTCGTGGTGGTCGTGGTCTCGACCCCGCGCGAGGCGATGTGGGCGTTCGCCGTCTACGCCGTCCTCCTCGCGTGCGTCGCGTACACGGCCCGCGTCCCCGCGGGCTTCCTGCTCCGCCGTCTGCTGATCGAGATCCCGTTCGTGGCGTTCGCGGTGCTGATGCCCTTCGTGGCGGAGGGCGACCAAGTCACCGTCCTGGGCGTGCAGTTGAGCGTGAACGGCCTCTGGGGCGCGTGGAACGTCCTCGCGAAGGGCACGCTGGGCGTAGCCGCCTCCGTCCTCCTGGCCTCGACCACCGAACTCCGCGAACTCCTCCTCGGCCTACAGCGGTTGAAGCTCCCGCCCCTCCTCGTCCAGATCGCGTCCTTCATGATCCGCTACGGCGATGTCATCACGGACGAGATGCGGCGGATGCGGATCGCCCGCGAGTCACGGGGTTTCGAGGCCCGGGGTGTCCGCCACTGGGGTGTGCTCGCGAAGTCGGCGGGCGCGTTGTTCATCCGCTCCTACGAACGCGGGGAGCGGGTCCATCTCGCCATGGTGAGCCGGGGTTACACCGGTTCGATGCCGGTGATCGACGAGGTGACCGCGTCCAGGGCGCAGTGGTCGTACGCCCTCGCACTGCCGTCAGCCGCCCTTGTCGTATGCCTGTTGGGATGGACGCTGTGA
- a CDS encoding penicillin-binding transpeptidase domain-containing protein, with protein sequence MRKGVKATVIGSVFAVMVGGAGYGAFNVVSALGGSDGVAGVGGATAKKTGPPSGSEVEETTKKFFAAWESGNAVTAASYTNNDAAADTVLESYSGAGHITKVKITPGTATGATVPFTVKATVSYKGISKPLSYRSELTVVRGETTGRALVDWQPTVVHPELKTGDTFATGESASPAIEAVDRNGTVLTKEKYPSLGPILDELRSKYGDKAGGTPGIELAIKHELADSADTTLLTLEKGKAGKVRTTLDASAQAAAEKAVTKYSESSVAAVQPSTGQILAVANNRDDGFNAAFLGKLAPGSTMKIISAATLIDNDITSMSGAAPCPPTATWQSQTFKNLTGLAPDENATLADSFARSCNTAFVKFADSVKVDSLTKEAEDRFGLGRDNWKTGIPSFDGSVPASGGPDTAANLIGQGQVQMSPLNMASVTATAKTGTFRQPVLVAQSLDDRQLATARGLSASTSAQLRSMMNRTATSGTAAGIMAGLGGSIGAKTGSAEVDGQSKSNSWFTGYRDDIAAAAMTQDGGHGIDAAGPIVRAVLAAGG encoded by the coding sequence ATGCGCAAGGGGGTGAAGGCCACCGTCATCGGCAGTGTGTTCGCCGTGATGGTGGGCGGGGCGGGGTACGGGGCGTTCAACGTCGTGTCCGCGCTGGGGGGTTCGGACGGGGTGGCCGGGGTCGGTGGGGCAACCGCCAAGAAGACCGGGCCGCCCAGCGGCAGTGAGGTCGAGGAGACGACGAAGAAGTTCTTCGCGGCCTGGGAGAGCGGGAACGCGGTGACCGCCGCGTCGTACACGAACAACGACGCCGCCGCCGACACCGTGCTGGAGTCCTACAGCGGGGCCGGTCACATCACGAAGGTGAAGATCACGCCCGGCACGGCGACCGGGGCCACCGTGCCGTTCACCGTGAAGGCGACGGTGTCGTACAAGGGCATCTCCAAGCCGCTCAGTTACCGGAGCGAGCTGACCGTCGTGCGCGGGGAGACGACCGGGCGGGCCCTCGTCGACTGGCAACCGACCGTCGTGCACCCGGAGTTGAAGACCGGCGACACGTTCGCCACCGGGGAGTCCGCGAGCCCGGCGATCGAGGCCGTGGACCGGAACGGGACCGTGCTGACCAAGGAGAAGTATCCGTCTCTCGGGCCGATACTCGACGAGCTGCGGTCCAAGTACGGTGACAAGGCGGGCGGTACGCCCGGGATCGAGCTGGCGATCAAGCACGAGCTCGCGGACTCGGCCGACACCACGCTGCTCACCCTGGAGAAGGGCAAGGCCGGCAAGGTGCGCACGACGCTCGACGCGAGCGCGCAGGCCGCCGCCGAGAAGGCCGTGACGAAGTACTCGGAGTCGTCCGTCGCGGCCGTGCAGCCGAGCACCGGCCAGATCCTGGCGGTCGCCAACAACCGCGACGACGGCTTCAACGCCGCGTTCCTGGGCAAGTTGGCGCCCGGCTCGACGATGAAGATCATCAGTGCCGCCACGCTCATCGACAACGACATCACCAGCATGAGCGGCGCGGCGCCCTGCCCGCCCACCGCCACCTGGCAGAGCCAGACCTTCAAGAACCTGACGGGCCTCGCGCCGGACGAGAACGCGACGCTCGCCGACAGCTTCGCCCGCTCCTGCAACACGGCGTTCGTGAAGTTCGCCGACTCGGTCAAGGTGGACTCGCTGACCAAGGAGGCCGAGGACCGCTTCGGGCTCGGCCGGGACAACTGGAAGACCGGCATCCCGTCCTTCGACGGCTCGGTCCCCGCGTCCGGCGGCCCGGACACCGCGGCCAACCTGATCGGCCAGGGCCAGGTGCAGATGAGCCCGCTGAACATGGCGTCGGTGACGGCGACCGCGAAGACGGGCACGTTCCGCCAGCCGGTGCTCGTCGCGCAGAGCCTCGACGACCGCCAACTGGCCACCGCCCGGGGCCTGTCGGCGAGTACGTCGGCCCAGCTGCGGTCGATGATGAACCGCACCGCGACCAGCGGCACCGCGGCGGGCATCATGGCCGGGCTCGGCGGCAGCATCGGCGCGAAGACGGGGTCCGCCGAGGTGGACGGCCAGTCCAAGTCCAACAGCTGGTTCACCGGATACCGCGACGACATCGCGGCGGCGGCCATGACCCAGGACGGCGGCCACGGCATCGACGCCGCCGGCCCGATCGTCCGGGCGGTACTGGCGGCAGGTGGCTGA
- a CDS encoding dolichyl-phosphate-mannose--protein mannosyltransferase, translated as MTSTASSMDSTDTRQGQAPPDQRPSWQQRLRRFGYTAGPRSDVRDRLVPPYAEPSPRLWAALGFSPALVDRVNRWSGWGGPLLVTLMAGVMRFYHLGSPKAVIFDETYYAKDAWALVHRGFEVNWDKNANDLILQHNGHIPIPTDAAYVVHPPVGKYVIGIGELIFGFNPFGWRFMTALLGTLAILMLCRIGRRLFRSTFLGCVAGVMMSLDGLAFVMARTSLLDGVLMFFVVAAFGCLLLDRDRARARLAAALPVDADGRVRPDAHIADTLSLGWRPWRWMAGLTLGLAMATKWNGMFYAAAFVIMAVLWDVGSRKVAGASKPYAAVLKHDVGLAFVSTAPVAISVYVLSWLGWILSPANGTGGYFRNWAATDGKGGFWSQFMPDWARSLWHYEHEVYEFNVGLHSPHTYMSNPWSWLVDGRPVSYFYESPSPGADGCPASAGEKCAREVLAIGTPLLWWAACFALLYVLWRWAFRRDWRAGAVACGVAAGYLPWFMYQDRTIFFFYSIVFLPFLCLAVAMLIGAVIGPPGSSDTRRVAGAVGAGVLVLLVTWNFIYFWPLYTGTAIPIDQWRSRMWLDTWV; from the coding sequence GTGACCAGTACAGCGTCGTCCATGGACTCCACGGACACCCGGCAAGGGCAGGCCCCGCCAGACCAGCGGCCGTCGTGGCAGCAGCGGCTGCGCCGATTCGGCTACACGGCGGGGCCCAGAAGCGACGTACGCGACCGGCTGGTGCCGCCGTACGCGGAGCCCAGCCCGCGCCTGTGGGCGGCGCTCGGCTTCTCGCCGGCGCTCGTCGACCGCGTCAACCGCTGGTCGGGCTGGGGCGGTCCGCTGCTGGTCACGCTCATGGCGGGCGTGATGCGCTTCTACCACCTGGGCAGCCCGAAGGCGGTGATATTCGACGAGACATACTACGCGAAGGACGCGTGGGCGCTGGTCCACCGCGGCTTCGAGGTCAACTGGGACAAGAACGCCAACGACCTGATCCTCCAGCACAACGGTCACATCCCCATCCCGACCGACGCGGCCTACGTCGTGCACCCGCCGGTCGGCAAGTACGTCATCGGCATCGGCGAGCTGATCTTCGGCTTCAACCCCTTCGGCTGGCGCTTCATGACGGCGCTGCTCGGCACGCTCGCCATCCTGATGCTGTGCCGCATCGGCCGCCGCCTGTTCCGCTCCACGTTCTTGGGCTGCGTGGCGGGCGTCATGATGTCCCTCGACGGCCTGGCCTTCGTGATGGCCCGCACCTCGCTCCTCGACGGCGTCCTGATGTTCTTCGTGGTGGCCGCGTTCGGCTGCCTGCTGCTGGACCGGGACCGGGCCCGCGCGAGACTCGCGGCGGCCCTCCCCGTCGACGCCGACGGCCGCGTCCGCCCCGACGCGCACATCGCGGACACCCTCTCCCTCGGCTGGCGCCCCTGGCGCTGGATGGCCGGCCTGACCCTCGGCCTCGCGATGGCCACCAAGTGGAACGGCATGTTCTACGCGGCGGCCTTCGTCATCATGGCCGTGCTCTGGGACGTCGGCTCCCGCAAGGTCGCGGGCGCGAGCAAGCCGTACGCCGCGGTCCTCAAGCACGACGTGGGCCTCGCCTTCGTCTCCACCGCCCCGGTGGCGATCTCGGTCTACGTCCTGTCCTGGCTCGGCTGGATCCTCTCCCCCGCGAACGGCACCGGCGGCTACTTCCGCAACTGGGCCGCGACCGACGGCAAGGGCGGCTTCTGGAGCCAGTTCATGCCGGACTGGGCGCGCAGCCTGTGGCACTACGAGCACGAGGTCTACGAGTTCAACGTCGGCCTGCACTCCCCGCACACGTACATGTCCAACCCCTGGAGCTGGCTGGTCGACGGCCGCCCGGTCTCGTACTTCTACGAGTCCCCCTCCCCGGGCGCGGACGGCTGCCCGGCGAGCGCGGGCGAGAAGTGCGCCCGCGAGGTCCTGGCCATCGGCACCCCGCTCCTGTGGTGGGCGGCCTGCTTCGCGCTCCTGTACGTCCTGTGGCGCTGGGCGTTCCGCCGCGACTGGCGCGCGGGCGCGGTCGCCTGCGGCGTCGCGGCCGGCTACCTCCCCTGGTTCATGTACCAGGACCGCACGATCTTCTTCTTCTACTCGATCGTCTTCCTCCCCTTCCTCTGCCTCGCGGTCGCGATGCTCATCGGCGCGGTCATCGGCCCGCCGGGTTCCAGCGACACACGCCGGGTCGCGGGCGCGGTGGGCGCGGGCGTACTGGTCCTGCTGGTCACGTGGAACTTCATCTACTTCTGGCCGCTGTACACGGGGACGGCGATCCCCATCGACCAGTGGCGGTCTCGGATGTGGCTCGACACCTGGGTATAG
- a CDS encoding calcium-binding protein yields the protein MISRLGGHRVVRVGVVLALVLALGVAVRVAVTSGPAPYKGPPATAAVLGKVVYTAARHQANHVTVTETSESGGSVVHYLIDDVVPIRPSGPGCVFPDAGDRTKVACTIVIEEMATDPYPTLLLNLGDANDSAVVHNDVPADAYAYLGYNVVHLGAGRDTWTGTAREAQAVYGDNGDDTLRVSEGAQAEGGKGDDMIYVDGEGGGIGGPGDDVLHGGPGDQGLYGDQGDDTLYGGPGDDRLYGGVGADTLYGNSGDDTLYGDNPEGGRFDGGKDELYGGPGTDKLDGGPADDFVQQD from the coding sequence TTGATCTCTCGACTCGGCGGGCACCGGGTGGTGCGGGTGGGGGTTGTCCTGGCGCTGGTGCTGGCTCTGGGGGTCGCGGTGCGGGTCGCGGTGACCTCGGGGCCCGCGCCGTACAAGGGGCCGCCGGCGACGGCCGCGGTGCTCGGCAAGGTCGTCTACACGGCCGCCCGCCACCAGGCCAACCACGTGACCGTCACAGAGACGTCGGAGAGCGGCGGGAGCGTCGTCCACTACCTGATCGACGACGTGGTCCCGATCAGGCCGTCGGGGCCCGGCTGCGTCTTCCCGGACGCCGGGGACCGCACCAAGGTCGCCTGCACGATCGTGATCGAGGAGATGGCGACGGACCCCTACCCCACGCTCCTGCTGAACCTCGGCGACGCGAACGACTCCGCCGTCGTGCACAACGACGTCCCCGCCGACGCCTATGCCTATCTCGGCTACAACGTGGTCCACCTCGGCGCGGGCAGGGACACCTGGACCGGCACCGCACGCGAGGCCCAGGCCGTCTACGGCGACAACGGCGACGACACCCTCAGGGTGAGCGAGGGAGCCCAGGCCGAGGGCGGCAAGGGCGACGACATGATCTACGTCGACGGCGAAGGGGGCGGAATAGGCGGCCCCGGTGACGACGTCCTCCACGGCGGCCCGGGCGACCAGGGCCTGTACGGAGACCAGGGCGACGACACGCTCTACGGTGGCCCCGGCGACGACCGGCTGTACGGAGGCGTCGGCGCCGACACGCTCTACGGCAACAGCGGCGACGACACCCTCTACGGCGACAACCCCGAGGGCGGCAGATTCGACGGCGGCAAGGACGAGCTGTACGGCGGACCCGGCACGGACAAGCTGGACGGGGGGCCCGCCGACGACTTCGTCCAGCAGGACTGA
- a CDS encoding energy-coupling factor ABC transporter permease — MHVPDGFIDAPVSAATGVVAAAAIAVSLRGARRELDERTAPLAGLVAAFIFAVQMLNFPVAAGTSGHLLGGALAAILVGPYTGVLCVSVVLLMQGILFADGGLTALGVNITDMAITTTVVAYAVFRGLVKVLPRTRRSITAASFLAALLSVPAAALVFTLLYSLGGTTDVSLTKVATAMIGVHVLIGIGEAAITALTVGAVIAVRPDLVHGARGLEQRLKLRVNGELVDAQAPLEPVAARGPSRRKLWITGLVASLLLAGFVSFYASSNPDGLEKVAADQGIDRQAKEHASADSPLADYGVRDVGDARLSGGLAGVIGVGVTVVAGTGVFWAVRKRRSTSQVA; from the coding sequence GTGCATGTGCCTGACGGATTCATAGACGCCCCCGTATCCGCCGCGACCGGTGTGGTCGCCGCGGCCGCCATCGCCGTGAGCCTGCGCGGCGCGCGCCGCGAGCTCGACGAGCGCACGGCACCACTCGCGGGCCTGGTCGCCGCGTTCATCTTCGCCGTGCAGATGCTCAACTTCCCGGTCGCGGCCGGCACCAGCGGCCACCTGCTGGGCGGCGCGCTGGCCGCGATCCTGGTCGGCCCCTACACCGGCGTGCTCTGCGTCTCGGTCGTCCTGCTCATGCAGGGCATCCTGTTCGCGGACGGCGGTCTGACCGCGCTCGGCGTGAACATCACCGACATGGCGATCACGACGACGGTCGTGGCGTACGCGGTCTTCCGCGGCCTGGTGAAGGTGTTGCCCCGCACCCGCCGCTCGATCACCGCCGCGTCCTTCCTCGCGGCCCTGCTCTCGGTCCCCGCGGCCGCCCTCGTCTTCACGCTCCTCTACTCCCTCGGCGGCACGACGGACGTCTCCCTCACCAAGGTCGCCACCGCGATGATCGGCGTCCATGTCCTCATCGGCATCGGCGAGGCCGCGATCACCGCGCTGACGGTGGGCGCCGTGATCGCCGTACGCCCGGATCTGGTCCACGGCGCACGTGGCCTTGAGCAGCGCCTCAAGTTGCGCGTGAACGGCGAACTCGTGGACGCGCAGGCCCCGTTGGAGCCGGTCGCGGCCCGTGGGCCCTCTCGCCGCAAGCTGTGGATCACCGGCCTGGTGGCCTCCCTCCTCCTCGCCGGTTTCGTCAGCTTCTACGCCTCCTCGAACCCCGACGGCCTGGAGAAGGTGGCCGCCGACCAGGGCATCGACCGCCAGGCGAAGGAGCACGCCTCGGCGGACTCCCCGCTGGCCGACTACGGCGTCCGAGACGTCGGCGACGCCCGGCTCTCCGGAGGCCTCGCGGGCGTGATCGGCGTGGGCGTGACGGTCGTGGCGGGCACCGGGGTCTTCTGGGCGGTCCGCAAGCGCCGTAGCACCTCGCAGGTGGCCTGA